One Tubulanus polymorphus chromosome 5, tnTubPoly1.2, whole genome shotgun sequence DNA segment encodes these proteins:
- the LOC141906146 gene encoding uncharacterized protein LOC141906146 — MLRKPKDTKQKTSDARRRFRRERKGGKKMSKETPKSRSIKDMEHEESSVYYDGYAPMSVMVPTADTMIGYGINENQANVQTVKGPRVTELRSVSTTSRLPENVESTQNVRGHVRDSHTRYKQRAVHTSNVYSSEDESFPSSGSMASSMVISEPVSLATTSGNASSYAVSEPASIDLNIYLTNPTEARHIKRVVRRGSVSKTKEKFENPKHFYAAQTSSPDSVRVLTKGKTEELLNKFGDGTDVDRRLRRLESLEKRYKSNADLDQRKLDYVTTDMGNEHGKVDKDTANVRVDYDESGNKIVVIEGKRIKVGDLDTGHGGVQKVVVVEDSNNIPQRYRIESRSSSTSDDNSIPAKIVTEDNGQKRYKNVVIKKEGGGKADKIPNLNNAVIRVERSEPARVDNVRFLESRAVKAENHAENPTLNNGDQYVRVVKRENGKPNILRAISPKMIRKQHHIKHEKYAPNNHSAKTQVAKTEYVTNGYEKPQPVGVKVQKSPHNSRKEIQDNIETTKRIVRVHRDSDPSENEKSSKKHKKGKKGNNSDNIFKPNYHVRRQNPLYQSKPAEAKSSKASPKPEHHKVEIVPEINVEEYREVEEEPLQQTFADKKTNLDDLPKIRGIVKRMSYEPPLVEEKPVTTDREINVYVEQEIEQPVNEVEIRPISKSITSVSTTHTTSEQVEAEKQKGMKSAYNSIYITIPEKTVNNRQMNHVLSPQSDNIRIYRDTPAYNQTNTETTKTYVHSAPYSLSGDNDRVRHTSGQSVFVNLNKETLMDVNLEHSDTMFEFGDGGIYVEDAYPSVDVNDDHAFLESGRRYMSGVNIEKPMKLDVSSSSGSDGEDTTKNIAQIIISEQRPDMQVERGRILISNQLEGVAGAPQFMNVVEDDDGKLSEYGDDGNVFQTSFYVNRANPMYDSNPDLSRREETFTTRTRTNYHRPPPPPEKVGIDESDFIYSLPKAVFQSHLDQQRRNPATRVTRTTTERESVLLDDVKLPDRYFYKYDGSARRKSKQRPSIPDFQPSTYVNETRTDHSKTTTGTHIYNNEIETEDLDYTDHRSYMDKLRSEYVYKPRRYDYYTQAENYLEQNSVVKSKSKLVNPTVTSVNQNVHVDREEEEIIGEPHLVHADGTIPSLDSIETFDSVSENVELGVKNGRAQVEVKVRCERTIPIWGTMDMWRKTAVIITRIIEIDLESNEESREWYKNMMSRPRGQAMIADGSSTGSFDADDRLLSRRETFNVYSELMGLASKHEHAGPAGRSALLRRPSEILSIEEPSLNSGQDSIPKTLDDLLY; from the exons atgttaagaaagccAAAAGACACGAAGCAAAAGACCAGTGACGCTAGGCGTCGGTTTCGCAGAGAAAGAAAAGGTGGGAAAAAGATGTCAAAGGAAACTCCCAAGTCAAGAAGTATAAAAGACATGGAACACGAAGAAAGCAGTGTTTATTACGACGGATACGCCCCAATGAGTGTTATGGTACCAACCGCTGACACCATGATTGGGTACGGAATAAATGAAAACCAGGCGAACGTTCAAACGGTGAAGGGTCCTCGTGTAACTGAATTAAGATCGGTATCGACAACTTCTAGATTGCCTGAAAATGTCGAGAGTACTCAAAATGTTCGTGGCCATGTTCGTGACTCACATACCCGCTATAAGCAACGAGCAGTTCACACAAGCAATGTATACAGTAGCGAAGACGAGTCGTTCCCGAGCTCTGGTTCTATGGCCAGTTCCATGGTCATCAGTGAGCCCGTTAGCTTAGCGACCACGAGCGGAAATGCCAGTAGTTACGCTGTAAGCGAGCCTGCAAGTATCGACTTGAACATCTATTTGACTAATCCCACAGAAGCTAGACATATTAAGCGGGTAGTCAGACGCGGCAGTGTATCAAAAACGAAGGAAAAATTCGAAAAtccaaaacatttttatgctGCGCAGACATCTTCGCCGGATTCGGTACGAGTGTTGACGAAAGGCAAAACAGAGGAGCTGTTGAATAAATTCGGTGACGGAACCGACGTCGACAGACGATTGAGACGCTTGGAATCGTTAGAAAAACGCTACAAATCGAATGCTGATCTAGATCAACGCAAATTGGATTACGTTACCACCGACATGGGCAACGAACACGGAAAAGTTGACAAAGACACGGCAAATGTTCGCGTAGATTACGACGAAAGTGGGAATAAGATCGTTGTTATCGAAGGCAAACGAATCAAAGTCGGTGATCTAGACACTGGTCACGGCGGCGTACAAAAGGTCGTAGTTGTTGAAGATTCGAATAACATTCCACAAAGGTACCGCATCGAAAGTCGTAGTTCATCTACGAGCGACGATAACTCTATCCCCGCGAAGATAGTAACAGAGGACAATGGACAAAAGCGATATAAAAACGTAGTCATTAAAAAGGAAGGAGGCGGCAAGGCTGATAAGATTCCGAATCTTAACAATGCTGTTATCCGAGTTGAACGATCTGAGCCTGCGCGCGTTGATAATGTCCGGTTTCTTGAGAGTCGAGCGGTGAAAGCCGAAAATCACGCTGAAAATCCTACTCTAAACAATGGCGATCAGTACGTCCGTGTGGTCAAACGAGAGAATGGCAAACCGAACATTCTCCGAGCGATATCTCCGAAAATGATTCGCAAACAACATCACATCAAGCATGAAAAGTACGCGCCAAATAATCACTCTGCAAAAACGCAAGTTGCGAAGACCGAGTACGTCACTAATGGTTATGAGAAGCCACAGCCCGTCGGCGTTAAGGTTCAGAAAAGCCCGCACAATTCCCGCAAAGAAATacaagataatatagaaactACTAAGCGTATAGTTCGCGTCCATCGGGATTCTGATCCGTCGGAAAATGAGAAATCGTCGAAAAAGcataaaaaaggaaaaaaggGTAACAATTCGGACAACATTTTTAAACCGAATTATCACGTCCGTCGACAGAACCCCCTGTACCAGAGCAAACCTGCGGAGGCCAAAAGTAGCAAGGCGTCACCGAAACCCGAGCACCATAAAGTAGAAATTGTACCGGAGATAAACGTGGAAGAATACCGCGAAGTCGAAGAGGAACCGCTTCAACAAACATTCGCCGATAAAAAGACGAATCTAGATGATTTACCAAAAATAAGAGGCATCGTTAAACGTATGAGTTACGAACCGCCGTTGGTCGAAGAGAAGCCGGTTACGACTGATAGAGAGATAAACGTTTATGTAGAACAAGAAATCGAACAACCTGTAAACGAAGTCGAAATACGTCCAATTTCCAAGTCAATAACGAGTGTATCAACCACACACACGACGAGCGAACAAGTTGAAGCAGAAAAACAGAAAGGTATGAAATCAGCTTATAATTCAATCTATATCACAATTCCGGAGAAAACAGTAAATAATAGACAGATGAATCACGTCCTGTCTCCACAAAGCGACAATATTCGTATTTATCGCGACACACCCGCTTACAATCAAACAAACACTGAGACCACCAAAACCTACGTCCACAGCGCCCCCTACAGTCTCAGTGGTGACAACGATAGGGTACGTCACACCTCCGGGCAGTCGGTCTTCGTGAACTTAAATAAGGAAACATTAATGGATGTTAATCTAGAACATTCGGATACGATGTTCGAGTTCGGCGATGGTGGTATTTATGTCGAAGACGCGTACCCTAGCGTCGACGTTAACGATGACCACGCGTTCTTAGAATCCGGCCGGCGGTACATGTCAGGCGTAAACATCGAGAAACCGATGAAACTTGATGTCTCATCGTCGTCCGGTTCGGACGGTGAAGATACAACGAAAAATATCGCGCAGATCATCATCAGCGAACAGCGGCCGGACATGCAGGTGGAGAGAGGAAGAATATTGATTTCAAATCAACTAGAAGGCGTTGCTGGAGCACCACAGTTTATGAATGTGGTCGAAGATGACGACGGAAAGCTCAGTGAATATGGAGATGATGGTAATGTATTTCAGACGTCGTTTTACGTGAATCGAGCCAATCCGATGTACGACAGCAACCCCGACCTGAGCAGACGTGAAGAAACGTTTACCACGAGAACGCGTACAAACTACCATAGACCTCCACCGCCGCCAGAAAAGGTAGGAATCGACGAGTCCGATTTTATCTACTCGCTACCGAAAGCAGTGTTCCAGTCCCATTTAGACCAACAAAGGAGGAATCCGGCGACGCGAGTTACACGTACGACCACAGAACGCG aatCAGTTCTTTTAGATGATGTCAAGTTGCCTGATCGGTATTTTTATAAATACGACGGTAGCGCCCGAAGAAAGAGTAAACAAAGACCGAGTATACCCGATTTCCAGCCTTCGACTTACGTAAATGAGACAAGAACTGATCATTCTAAAACGACGACTGGAACCCATATTTACAATAACGAAATTGAAACTGAAGATTTGGATTATACCGATCATAGGAGTTACATGGATAAACTAAGGTccgaatatgtctataaaccAAGACGTTACGACTATTACACTCAAGCTGAAAATTACTTGGAACAAAACTCCGTTGTCAAATCGAAAAGTAAACTCGTAAACCCTACAGTTACTTCCGTTAATCAAAATGTACACGTAGATCGCGAGGAAGAGGAGATTATCGGAGAGCCCCACCTAGTGCACGCTGACGGAACTATTCCTAGTTTAGATTCGATTGAAACTTTCGATTCGGTCTCCGAGAATGTTGAACTCGGTGTGAAAAACGGTCGCGCTCAGGTGGAAGTGAAAGTGAGATGCGAACGAACTATCCCGATTTGGGGAACAATGGACATGTGGCGCAAAACGGCGGTTATCATAACTCGTATCATTGAAATCGATCTCGAGTCGAATGAAGAAAGTCGAGAATGGTACAAAAACATGATGTCACGACCACGTGGTCAGGCGATGATCGCAGACGGCAGTTCGACCGGAAGTTTTGACGCGGATGATAGGTTGCTGTCGCGTAGAGAAACGTTTAACGTTTATAGCGAGTTGATGGGTCTGGCTAGTAAACACGAGCACGCAGGTCCAGCCGGTAGGTCGGCCCTTCTGCGCAGACCCAGCGAAATTCTATCAATCGAAGAACCCAGCCTTAATTCAGGGCAAGATTCAATTCCCAAAACATTAGACGACTTACTTTACTAG
- the LOC141905500 gene encoding uncharacterized protein LOC141905500 codes for MADGSKLKLVINYNLLAISEECIDQTFTNMYQTFMNNLSPNVTLVLVSTTPTDELREYSLAQVAEYRLRIYDRLIAEGELFLEGRFKAVDSHRLHHFWFDLCDHFGLTYVQEKLAELCSRHSYEFICVHRVSNVLKKCGQYQDLILLSEGEDQAYTYTEKCLYGKFCRHHGEPLFQNTPDSRRLDGRHFDYTLVLDSDTVVPRGTALQLLAAAAGNPRLAVIQPNIKLELPKEATFFMYLERVRNELTTAENNAITNFLGQTLFCGKALINNQLYVDKIIGSPVNQLEMIPVDVMSHDTYESLILHPFPLTSVSLKEQPTTNLITWSHRQQRWTTGEVINATYIWNLTFGMLIRLLRIVFWCNCCEPFRRVRNYPPCNLTGLYLVAKIHFSLFIKPFLITYILLHSFLYGVKFRYPYIPLGGALVVWLFLPRLFVFRRNLLKYLPLELLTSILQQTSDIFVGTYRLLVGIVAALSRHPLKWLPQRIIEQKYEVKSNCGIFLDSLRVFGIYALVASIACFTLVLVDLYGIYSSYLLIYVMLGIISLLPIYCFLTGLSPMCGRRKVFKLHLSPPCNHALELSSVKRIYSIDTLVRRRMEDSDLSEQNFDLFHAVQPSVDDHSNCSICHMSYANEILPSVEDGLGHFSGNGHVNSGFESNFTLYEQPWHIDGQFPGIHTRHFDSENNELTHRISVDTISLSEFRPIKESLQSSTSSSSLCSSSLSSSQTESDFLPNGVIGAHFS; via the coding sequence ATGGCAGACGGATCGAAACTCAAACTAGTCATCAATTACAACTTATTGGCAATATCGGAAGAATGTATCGACCAGACGTTTACGAACATGTATCAAACGTTTATGAATAATCTATCACCGAACGTGACTTTAGTTTTAGTAAGTACGACTCCCACCGACGAACTTCGCGAATACTCGCTCGCCCAGGTGGCTGAATATCGGCTGCGGATCTACGACCGGCTGATTGCAGAGGGCGAATTATTTCTGGAAGGTCGTTTCAAAGCGGTCGATTCGCATAGACTTCATCATTTTTGGTTCGATCTTTGCGACCATTTTGGTCTCACCTACGTACAAGAGAAGTTAGCCGAATTATGCAGTCGTCACAGCTACGAATTCATCTGCGTCCATCGAGTGTCAAATGTCTTGAAAAAATGTGGGCAATATCAGGACCTAATACTTTTATCGGAAGGCGAGGATCAAGCGTATACCTACACGGAAAAATGCCTGTATGGTAAATTTTGCCGGCACCACGGGGAACCTTTATTCCAAAACACACCCGATTCTAGAAGACTCGATGGTCGTCATTTCGATTACACGCTAGTTTTAGATAGCGACACCGTCGTACCGAGAGGTACAGCTTTACAACTCCTAGCCGCCGCCGCGGGGAACCCACGTCTTGCCGTTATCCAACCGAATATAAAACTGGAATTGCCGAAAGAAGCGACCTTCTTCATGTATCTGGAGCGTGTAAGAAACGAGTTGACAACGGCCGAAAACAATGCCATTACAAATTTCTTAGGTCAAACTTTATTCTGCGGCAAAGCCTTAATTAATAATCAGTTATACGTAGATAAAATCATAGGTAGTCCGGTGAACCAATTGGAAATGATACCAGTTGACGTCATGAGTCACGACACATACGAATCGTTGATTTTGCACCCGTTTCCGTTAACATCGGTTTCGTTAAAGGAACAACCCACTACAAATCTCATCACGTGGTCTCACAGACAACAACGATGGACTACGGGGGAAGTGATCAACGCCACCTATATTTGGAACTTGACATTCGGAATGCTGATTCGCTTGCTAAGAATCgtattttggtgtaattgctgcGAGCCATTCCGGCGCGTGCGCAATTACCCGCCTTGTAACCTCACCGGGCTTTACCTCGTGgctaaaattcatttcagtttaTTCATAAAACCATTCCTGATAACGTACATATTGCTGCACAGTTTTCTCTACGGAGTTAAGTTTCGCTATCCGTATATTCCACTAGGCGGTGCATTGGTCGTATGGTTGTTTCTTCCGCGTTTATTCGTCTTCCGAAGAAATCTGCTGAAATATTTGCCGCTGGAATTGTTGACGTCGATCTTGCAACAAACCTCTGATATCTTTGTCGGTACGTACCGTCTACTCGTGGGCATCGTCGCTGCGTTGTCCCGCCACCCGCTGAAATGGCTGCCACAGCGCATAATCGAACAGAAATACGAAGTGAAATCGAACTGCGGAATTTTTCTCGACTCGTTGCGTGTGTTCGGTATTTATGCCCTCGTCGCTTCTATAGCGTGTTTCACACTCGTTCTCGTAGACTTATACGGAATTTACTCGTCGTATTTATTGATATACGTAATGCTGGGAATAATTTCACTGCTGCCGATTTATTGTTTCCTGACGGGGCTGTCGCCGATGTGCGGTCGACGTAAAGTATTCAAATTACATCTCAGTCCACCGTGCAACCATGCGCTAGAACTGTCCAGTGTTAAACGCATTTACAGCATCGATACTTTGGTCAGACGACGGATGGAAGATTCCGATTTATCGGAACAGAATTTTGATCTATTTCACGCTGTGCAGCCAAGCGTTGACGACCATTCAAATTGCAGTATTTGTCATATGAGTTACGCAAATGAAATACTACCATCTGTCGAAGATGGACTCGGGCACTTCTCGGGGAATGGCCACGTGAATTCCGGTTTCGAATCCAATTTTACTCTCTACGAACAACCGTGGCATATTGATGGCCAATTTCCCGGTATTCACACGCGACACTTCGATagtgaaaataacgaattGACTCATCGTATATCAGTGGACACAATTAGTCTGTCTGAATTCCGCCCAATCAAAGAATCATTACAATCGTCaacatcatcgtcatcattatgttcatcatctttatcatcatcacAGACGGAATCAGATTTTCTCCCTAATGGAGTGATCGGTGCCCATTTCTCTTAA
- the LOC141905805 gene encoding uncharacterized protein LOC141905805: MGDRNKLPNIQTQPASRRTSVCSQSSGHTKAVAFHKDEERRDSSEQTLYPGRRSSRAGIGRPSITNISHAGMFGRRTSINRVFKGFPRQQSRRDSATSSILEEERIELPPTPRFLSLLSAEAQYAAMKCYEDILYERITDVFPEYQNVLSRTSSPPVSNSRLSIRPPPELETQTENEKQLAIEAVQKHRNNHNNMQLVPAMAITIQHQPGLGPRAVSELTSDKIPKLAKDSKLFKQLIMSYRFQNAMDILDTIRKKDGQTVTSARVHTLRIDPIHNFNLWNNNMSREFEFARI, from the coding sequence atgggcGATAGAAACAAGCTACCGAACATTCAAACGCAGCCGGCTAGTCGCAGGACGAGCGTTTGCTCACAGTCTAGCGGACATACGAAAGCAGTGGCTTTTCATAAGGACGAGGAGCGAAGGGACTCGTCGGAACAGACACTGTATCCCGGTCGTCGATCGTCGCGAGCCGGTATCGGCCGACCGAGCATTACCAACATCAGCCATGCTGGTATGTTCGGTCGACGCACGTCGATCAATCGCGTTTTCAAAGGTTTCCCGCGTCAACAAAGCAGACGGGATTCGGCGACGTCATCGATACTGGAAGAAGAGCGTATCGAGTTGCCGCCCACCCCTCGTTTCCTATCCCTGCTCTCTGCCGAGGCGCAGTACGCTGCAATGAAATGTTACGAGGATATTCTGTATGAGCGCATTACGGACGTCTTCCCGGAATATCAGAACGTTTTGAGCAGAACGTCATCCCCGCCTGTTAGTAATTCTCGTCTGTCCATACGACCGCCGCCCGAACTGGAAACTCAAACCGAAAACGAGAAACAACTCGCGATCGAAGCGGTACAGAAACACCGCAACAACCACAACAACATGCAGTTGGTTCCTGCCATGGCAATTACGATTCAACATCAACCAGGGCTCGGACCTCGAGCAGTTTCCGAGTTAACAAGTGACAAAATTCCGAAACTGGCCAAAGACAGTAAATTGTTCAAACAACTGATTATGTCATATCGTTTCCAGAACGCGATGGATATTCTAGATACGATAAGGAAGAAAGATGGACAGACTGTTACATCAGCGCGTGTTCACACTTTGCGAATCGACCCGATCCATAATTTCAACTTGTGGAACAATAATATGTCCCGTGAATTTGAATTCGCTAGAATCTGA
- the LOC141905891 gene encoding uncharacterized protein LOC141905891 encodes MILEAKKMERMNLTHTTATTTTTTTLIDNTSLNTTLTDILNRTVECPAVNKTIVNCSDSRETSYLSGSWISLDWAIGITVIASIELMIIILMYDKILRDSHRQQTDLRDSSKTKRTRFAPSSVFFRPNSGGDDSVNLFADRNAESGFPSDRQAASSSIDAASDFSQRRWNSERQHFSNRRSMSEMNLAQMGSRNKTRLAPPPPLPPSQIRAQGYCMGQAGTSNTLPCNFTSAALEPRETSYINLDDMEIESSIPPDLPSISDIEGEFRVHYERPSLQYSMYTSDEPYIPTPPPPTWKPQPPPTTSEI; translated from the exons ATGATCTTGGAAGCGAAGAAAATGGAG CGTATGAATCTAACACATACGAcggcaacaacaacaacaacaacaacgttGATCGATAATACGTCGCTCAATACAACGTTAACCGATATTCTGAACCGAACTGTGGAATGCCCCGCCGTCAACAAAACAATCG TAAACTGCTCCGATAGTAGGGAAACAAGTT ATTTATCCGGCTCATGGATATCTCTAGATTGGGCAATCGGTATCACAGTAATTGCGTCAATCGAACTGATGATCATTATACTGATGTATGACAAAATATTACGTGATTCGCATCGTCAGCAAACAGATTTGCGAG ATTCATCGAAAACTAAGAGAACCAGATTTGCCCCGAGTTCCGTATTTTTCCGTCCCAATTCTGGTGGAGACGATTCCGTCAACCTCTTCGCTGACCGGAACGCGGAGTCCGGTTTTCCAAGCGACCGACAAGCAGCGTCGAGCTCCATCGATGCAGCGTCGGATTTTTCGCAACGACGTTGGAATAGTGAAAGACAGCACTTCAGTAACAGACGATCGATGTCCGAAATGAATTTGGCTCAAATGGGATCCAGAAATAAGACTCGTCTCGCACCGCCACCACCGCTACCTCCGAGTCAAATTAGAGCTCAAGGTTACTGTATGGGACAGGCTGGAACTTCAAATACACTTCCATGTAATTTCACCAGTGCGGCACTCGAGCCGAGGGAAACTTCCTACATAAATCTGGATGATATGGAGATTGAGAGCTCGATTCCACCGGATCTTCCGAGTATTAGTGATATAGAGGGCGAATTCAGAGTACATTACGAGAGACCGTCATTGCAGTATTCTATGTATACTTCCGACGAACCATATATACCTACCCCACCACCACCGACTTGGAAACCACAACCACCTCCGACAACATCTGAAATCTAG